Proteins co-encoded in one Novosphingobium sp. PP1Y genomic window:
- a CDS encoding ThuA domain-containing protein has product MSGEGAYGGQGAHVDQHPPRIDCVFICGGVWHDMDFARLELLKLLAEDQSVRTRVFEDYENLDAIRKADIIITYTCDVTPSLAAQEVLRDWLAAGGRWYALHGTNSVLRLLQNGLWDAPRWAPLMMDMLGSQFVSHPPIAPYKVTVADPTHPLVEGIEAFETNDELYHLEQHGDLHVLLETECTEEGTGFVEAADAPGVHPVMYIKRHGKGAVLYNTLGHCRGHYDLQPMLDWWPSVDRCAWELPVFYDLLRRGIAWIKDRERA; this is encoded by the coding sequence ATGAGCGGCGAAGGCGCGTATGGCGGGCAAGGCGCGCATGTCGACCAGCATCCGCCCCGGATAGACTGCGTCTTCATCTGCGGCGGCGTCTGGCACGACATGGACTTTGCCCGGCTCGAACTGCTCAAGCTTCTGGCCGAGGACCAGAGCGTGCGCACGCGCGTGTTCGAGGATTATGAAAACCTCGATGCGATCCGCAAGGCCGACATCATCATCACGTATACCTGCGACGTCACGCCTTCGCTGGCAGCGCAGGAAGTCCTGCGCGACTGGCTGGCCGCCGGCGGTCGCTGGTACGCGCTGCACGGTACCAATTCGGTACTGCGCCTGCTGCAGAACGGACTGTGGGATGCGCCGCGCTGGGCGCCGCTGATGATGGACATGCTGGGTAGCCAGTTCGTCTCCCATCCGCCGATTGCCCCATACAAGGTCACGGTAGCCGATCCCACGCACCCGCTGGTCGAGGGGATCGAGGCTTTCGAGACTAACGACGAGCTGTATCACCTCGAACAGCACGGCGATCTGCACGTTCTTCTCGAGACCGAGTGCACCGAGGAAGGCACCGGGTTCGTCGAGGCGGCCGATGCGCCTGGAGTCCATCCGGTCATGTATATCAAGCGCCACGGCAAGGGCGCGGTGCTCTACAATACGCTGGGGCATTGCCGCGGACACTACGATCTTCAGCCAATGCTCGACTGGTGGCCTTCAGTGGATCGCTGCGCCTGGGAGCTGCCGGTCTTCTACGACCTGCTGCGCCGCGGCATTGCCTGGATAAAGGATCGCGAGCGGGCCTGA
- a CDS encoding helix-turn-helix transcriptional regulator has translation MNLLSQENIDAVRVMTPEGIKPAAEALHRIALECGFRAAPAHDIADKRTPVDAEGNILATEVFGWSDDEKVWWRNSRIALDSPLTSACRFESQPFWANAEGFRTFEPNAYLDSINIANFEQRALTQAAICVPVHLPFGQIGAVSFNPLDKAKTDLSEEFKLYSDALGLYSRTFISTYVQIMGSVQALPPESRLSKREVECLRWAAIGKTDLEISMIMSRSRATVRFHIHNAATKLNAVNRSQTVFKAAQLGYISLQT, from the coding sequence ATGAATTTGTTGTCACAGGAAAATATCGATGCCGTCCGGGTCATGACTCCGGAAGGCATCAAGCCCGCAGCTGAGGCATTGCACCGCATTGCCCTTGAGTGCGGGTTTCGAGCTGCTCCCGCGCACGATATCGCGGACAAGCGAACTCCGGTTGACGCGGAAGGCAATATTCTCGCAACGGAAGTTTTCGGCTGGAGCGACGACGAAAAGGTCTGGTGGCGCAATTCCCGCATTGCGCTGGATTCGCCGCTGACGTCGGCCTGCCGTTTCGAGAGTCAGCCGTTCTGGGCAAATGCCGAAGGTTTCCGCACCTTCGAGCCCAATGCCTATCTGGATTCTATCAATATCGCCAATTTCGAGCAGCGCGCGCTGACCCAGGCGGCGATCTGCGTTCCCGTGCATCTGCCATTCGGCCAGATCGGCGCCGTCAGCTTCAACCCGCTGGACAAGGCAAAGACGGACCTGTCCGAGGAGTTCAAGCTCTACTCGGATGCATTGGGGCTTTATTCGCGCACGTTCATCTCGACTTATGTCCAGATCATGGGCTCGGTTCAGGCGCTGCCACCGGAATCCCGGCTATCCAAGCGCGAAGTCGAATGCCTGCGATGGGCCGCGATCGGCAAGACCGACCTCGAGATCAGCATGATCATGTCGCGCAGTCGCGCCACCGTGCGCTTTCACATCCACAATGCCGCGACCAAGCTCAACGCCGTGAACCGCAGCCAGACCGTCTTCAAGGCGGCCCAGCTCGGCTACATCTCGCTCCAGACCTGA
- a CDS encoding SRPBCC family protein yields MADRDPEVKLGEDRSEGITWAELMATDSRTPPKILTEESYTYRGSDPIPAERYTSEEFARLEREKMWPYVWQFVAREEDLLEAGDYVVYENVGRTYLIVRQDDGSIRAMHNVCLHRGRKLRTEDGSADKFVCPFHGFAWNKDGSFNSMPCQWDFPHLKEKEMGLPEAEVGRWAGYIFIREEKGGPSLEEYLAPLPEHFKRWRHEECATVMRVAKEVPANWKVVMEAFMEAWHTIVTHPQLLPFTGDSNAAYWTWGDNVNVNLTPFGVMSPHIKEGKGEQWIVDQFIKYNGRSADNYEEGATENPMAIAVPEGMTARAALGAAMRKAYTEQTGYDHEDATDAELLDALVYNVFPNFAPWGGYMPNIVYNWRPGKTPDTCIMEVRILSRIPKGQPMPHGAPLKFLTLDQKWTEAPELGILGDVFEQDMDNLPFVQDGLHASKNGEVQLGNYQEIRIRQFQDTMMKYISGELGGSKENAA; encoded by the coding sequence ATGGCTGACCGGGACCCCGAAGTGAAACTGGGCGAAGACCGCAGCGAAGGTATCACCTGGGCCGAACTGATGGCCACGGATTCGCGAACGCCGCCGAAGATCCTGACCGAGGAGAGCTATACCTATCGCGGCTCCGACCCGATCCCCGCCGAGCGCTACACCAGCGAGGAATTCGCTCGGCTGGAGCGCGAGAAGATGTGGCCTTACGTGTGGCAGTTCGTTGCGCGCGAAGAGGACCTGCTCGAAGCCGGTGACTATGTCGTCTACGAGAACGTCGGGCGGACTTACCTGATCGTGCGTCAAGACGACGGCTCGATCCGTGCGATGCATAACGTCTGCCTCCACCGTGGGCGCAAGCTGCGCACCGAGGACGGCAGCGCCGACAAGTTCGTCTGCCCCTTCCATGGCTTTGCCTGGAACAAGGATGGATCGTTCAACTCGATGCCGTGCCAGTGGGACTTCCCGCATCTCAAGGAAAAGGAGATGGGGCTTCCCGAAGCCGAAGTGGGCCGCTGGGCGGGCTACATCTTCATTCGCGAGGAAAAGGGCGGGCCGAGCCTTGAGGAATACCTCGCGCCGCTGCCCGAGCACTTCAAGCGCTGGCGGCACGAAGAATGCGCGACCGTCATGCGCGTGGCCAAGGAAGTACCGGCGAACTGGAAGGTCGTGATGGAGGCCTTCATGGAGGCCTGGCACACGATCGTTACCCACCCGCAGCTGCTGCCTTTCACCGGCGATTCCAATGCCGCCTACTGGACCTGGGGCGACAATGTGAATGTCAACCTTACCCCCTTCGGCGTGATGAGCCCGCACATCAAGGAAGGTAAGGGCGAGCAGTGGATCGTCGACCAGTTCATCAAGTACAACGGACGCTCGGCCGACAACTATGAGGAAGGCGCCACCGAAAACCCGATGGCGATCGCTGTGCCGGAAGGGATGACGGCGCGCGCGGCGCTGGGTGCGGCAATGCGCAAGGCCTATACCGAACAGACCGGCTACGACCATGAGGATGCGACCGACGCCGAGCTGCTCGATGCGCTGGTTTACAACGTCTTCCCGAACTTCGCGCCCTGGGGCGGTTACATGCCGAATATCGTCTACAACTGGCGACCCGGCAAGACGCCCGACACCTGCATCATGGAAGTGCGCATCCTCTCGCGCATTCCCAAGGGCCAGCCGATGCCGCATGGCGCGCCGCTGAAGTTCCTCACGCTCGACCAGAAATGGACCGAAGCGCCGGAACTGGGCATCCTTGGCGATGTGTTCGAGCAGGATATGGACAACCTGCCCTTCGTTCAGGACGGCCTTCACGCCTCCAAGAACGGCGAAGTCCAGCTGGGCAATTACCAGGAAATCCGCATTCGCCAGTTCCAGGACACGATGATGAAGTACATCAGCGGCGAATTGGGTGGCAGCAAGGAGAATGCGGCATGA
- a CDS encoding Zn-ribbon domain-containing OB-fold protein, giving the protein MRAIAEGLFTDETSPRLVGGRDLATGRIVFPCPEGDGYEPVPLGRDGTLWSYTVQRFRPKTPPYAGPEAFLPWIVAYVELPGETIVEARLVDVDFEDVTIGMSLRLAPAPLDPDAADPVMIPAFAPAGGAA; this is encoded by the coding sequence ATGCGCGCTATTGCCGAAGGCCTTTTCACGGACGAAACCTCTCCACGACTGGTGGGGGGACGCGACCTTGCGACGGGACGCATCGTTTTTCCGTGCCCCGAAGGCGACGGCTACGAGCCCGTACCTCTGGGCAGGGACGGAACCTTGTGGTCCTACACCGTGCAGCGCTTTCGTCCCAAGACGCCGCCTTATGCCGGCCCCGAGGCATTCCTCCCCTGGATCGTTGCCTACGTCGAGCTGCCGGGTGAGACGATTGTCGAGGCGCGGCTGGTCGATGTCGATTTCGAAGACGTGACGATCGGCATGTCGCTGCGCCTGGCGCCGGCGCCGCTCGATCCCGATGCGGCCGATCCGGTGATGATCCCGGCCTTCGCACCAGCAGGAGGGGCAGCATGA
- a CDS encoding thiolase family protein, whose translation MSDVCIVGIGIHKFGRTDGVSGVDQGVYAVRQALADAGVDWPQVQFAYGSSDAAGNPDTMVDRLGLTGVQFINVRNGCAAGGSALFSAQMAIKSGEFDLGLAVGFDKHPRGAFNALPSEYNLPDWYGEVGQMVTTQFFAAKIMRYMHMFGISHETLGRVAEKAFRNAVHAPHAWRRQPVSLEEILEAPLVSDPYTKYMFCSPAEGGVALLLASEKKARELGKPLVRLKAATMRTRPAHSFEVFAPSLDVVENDSVPRGTASRIASADAFKLAGIGPQDISVAQLQDTEAGAEIMHMAENGFCADGEQEKWLAEGLTEIGGRLPVNTDGGCLACGEPIGASGLRQVYENVVQLRGDGGGRQVPGNPRTAYSHVYGAPGVSAVTILER comes from the coding sequence ATGAGCGACGTTTGCATCGTCGGCATCGGCATCCACAAGTTCGGCCGTACCGATGGCGTTTCGGGCGTCGACCAGGGCGTCTACGCCGTTCGGCAGGCACTGGCCGATGCCGGTGTCGACTGGCCGCAGGTTCAGTTCGCTTACGGTAGCTCGGATGCCGCCGGCAATCCCGACACCATGGTCGATCGCCTCGGCCTGACCGGGGTCCAGTTCATTAACGTGCGCAACGGCTGCGCGGCCGGCGGTTCGGCGCTGTTCTCGGCGCAGATGGCGATCAAGTCGGGTGAGTTCGACCTTGGCCTTGCCGTCGGTTTCGACAAGCACCCGCGCGGTGCCTTCAACGCCTTGCCCAGCGAGTACAACCTGCCGGACTGGTACGGCGAAGTCGGGCAGATGGTTACCACGCAGTTCTTTGCGGCGAAGATCATGCGCTACATGCACATGTTCGGAATTTCGCATGAAACGCTGGGCCGCGTGGCTGAGAAGGCCTTTCGCAATGCCGTTCACGCGCCCCACGCCTGGCGGCGACAGCCGGTGTCGCTCGAGGAAATCCTCGAAGCGCCGCTGGTGAGCGATCCCTACACCAAGTACATGTTCTGCTCGCCCGCCGAAGGCGGTGTGGCGCTGCTGCTCGCAAGCGAGAAGAAGGCGCGCGAACTGGGCAAGCCGCTGGTTCGCCTCAAGGCGGCAACCATGCGCACCCGTCCGGCGCATTCCTTCGAAGTCTTCGCGCCGTCGCTCGATGTTGTCGAAAACGACAGCGTGCCGCGCGGCACCGCTTCGCGCATTGCCTCGGCGGATGCCTTCAAGCTGGCCGGGATCGGCCCTCAGGACATTTCCGTGGCGCAGCTCCAGGATACCGAGGCTGGCGCCGAGATCATGCACATGGCCGAGAACGGCTTTTGCGCCGATGGCGAGCAGGAAAAGTGGCTCGCCGAAGGCCTTACCGAGATCGGCGGCAGGCTGCCGGTCAATACCGATGGCGGCTGCCTTGCCTGCGGTGAGCCGATCGGCGCGTCGGGGCTTCGTCAGGTTTATGAGAACGTCGTCCAATTGCGTGGTGACGGTGGGGGGCGGCAGGTCCCGGGCAATCCCAGGACGGCTTACAGCCACGTCTACGGTGCGCCCGGTGTCTCGGCCGTGACAATTCTGGAACGTTGA
- a CDS encoding thiamine pyrophosphate-dependent dehydrogenase E1 component subunit alpha codes for MQLNREALTHAYRQMKLIREFEERLHEEIQTGEIAGFTHLYCGQEAVAVGVCEHLTAADKIVSTHRGHGHCLAKGCDVDGMMKEIWGSQEGLCNGKGGSMHIADIDKGMLGANGIVGGGAPIAVGAALSNKIDGPDEDGKLAVAITFSGDGACNQGTTFEAMNLAVVTKAPAIFVFENNHYSEHTGVDYAVGTNNDIASRAEAFGMKVWRGDGTDFFSVHDTMREVLDYVRTPGNGPAAVEFDTERFFGHFEGDPQRYRGEGELDRLRETRDCLKKFRASVTGAKLLTDEDIDKLDAEALEAIENAVQASRNAARPKPENVLDNVYISY; via the coding sequence ATGCAGCTGAACCGCGAGGCGTTGACCCACGCCTATCGGCAAATGAAGCTGATCCGCGAATTTGAGGAACGTCTCCACGAGGAGATCCAGACCGGTGAAATCGCCGGTTTCACGCACCTCTATTGCGGTCAGGAAGCCGTTGCCGTGGGCGTGTGCGAGCATCTGACAGCTGCCGACAAGATCGTCTCTACCCACCGCGGCCATGGCCACTGCCTTGCCAAGGGTTGCGATGTCGACGGGATGATGAAGGAAATCTGGGGTAGCCAGGAAGGTCTGTGCAACGGCAAGGGCGGTTCGATGCACATTGCCGACATAGACAAGGGTATGCTCGGCGCAAACGGCATCGTCGGCGGCGGTGCGCCGATCGCGGTGGGCGCGGCGCTTTCCAACAAGATCGACGGGCCTGACGAGGACGGCAAGCTGGCCGTCGCCATCACCTTCTCGGGCGACGGTGCCTGCAACCAGGGCACCACGTTCGAGGCGATGAACCTGGCTGTCGTCACCAAGGCTCCGGCGATCTTCGTCTTCGAGAACAACCACTATTCCGAGCACACCGGCGTAGACTATGCGGTGGGCACGAACAACGACATCGCCAGCCGCGCGGAAGCCTTCGGCATGAAGGTCTGGCGCGGGGACGGCACCGACTTCTTTTCGGTTCACGACACGATGCGCGAAGTTCTCGACTACGTGCGCACGCCCGGCAATGGCCCGGCCGCAGTCGAATTCGATACCGAGCGCTTCTTCGGCCACTTCGAAGGCGATCCGCAGCGCTATCGCGGTGAGGGCGAACTCGATCGCCTGCGCGAGACGCGCGACTGTCTCAAGAAGTTCCGCGCCAGCGTGACCGGCGCCAAGCTGCTCACCGACGAAGACATCGACAAGCTCGATGCCGAGGCGCTCGAAGCCATCGAGAATGCGGTACAGGCCTCGCGCAATGCGGCGCGGCCCAAGCCCGAAAACGTCCTCGACAACGTCTACATCAGCTACTGA
- a CDS encoding acyl-CoA dehydrogenase family protein has translation MDIELSPEDAEFRAEVRAFLRDNLPDVVKDGAAGTPSVFVEPEIGQAWNAILHQQGWLGYQWPKKHGGTGWTPLQRYLFEKECALAGAPNLTVLGLKLLAPVVWTFGSEEQKAYYLPRVLSGEDYWCQGFSEPGSGSDLASLKTRAVRDGDNYIVNGSKIWTTHAHHANRMFTLVRTNTEVKKQAGISFLLIDLDTPGVSVRPILTVAGDHEVNQVFLEDVVVPAKNLVGEEGQGWTIAKFLLENERGGSCHAPKLGYDLDQIETASREESDGRGGKLIDQVDWRRRIAQTRLSVEALEMIELKIISEIAKGKKPGPQTSLTKMLASNLRQEIDLLAVDLYGPAGLQLDMARPLYGNEAPLALHSKEAQLASPRYLNSRAWTIFGGTNEVQSTIIAKSVLGL, from the coding sequence ATGGATATCGAACTTTCGCCTGAAGACGCCGAATTCCGCGCCGAGGTGCGCGCATTCCTGCGCGACAACCTGCCGGATGTCGTAAAGGACGGCGCGGCGGGTACGCCGTCGGTCTTCGTGGAACCCGAGATCGGGCAGGCCTGGAATGCGATCCTGCACCAGCAGGGATGGCTCGGCTACCAGTGGCCCAAGAAACATGGCGGCACCGGCTGGACGCCGCTGCAGCGCTATCTCTTCGAGAAGGAATGCGCTCTGGCCGGTGCGCCGAACCTCACCGTGCTCGGCCTCAAGCTGCTCGCTCCGGTGGTCTGGACTTTCGGGTCCGAAGAGCAGAAGGCCTATTATCTGCCGCGCGTCCTGTCGGGCGAGGATTATTGGTGCCAGGGTTTTTCCGAGCCCGGTTCGGGCTCTGATCTTGCCAGTCTCAAGACCCGCGCGGTGCGCGATGGCGATAACTATATCGTCAACGGATCGAAGATCTGGACGACCCATGCCCATCACGCGAACCGCATGTTCACGCTGGTCCGCACGAATACCGAGGTGAAGAAGCAGGCCGGCATTTCCTTCCTGCTCATCGATCTCGACACGCCCGGCGTCTCCGTGCGCCCTATCCTGACCGTCGCCGGGGACCATGAAGTCAACCAGGTCTTCCTTGAGGACGTCGTCGTCCCGGCCAAGAATCTTGTCGGCGAGGAAGGGCAGGGCTGGACCATCGCCAAGTTCCTGCTCGAGAATGAGCGCGGCGGATCGTGCCATGCACCCAAGCTCGGTTATGATCTAGACCAGATCGAAACCGCATCGCGCGAGGAAAGCGACGGCCGGGGCGGCAAGCTGATCGACCAGGTGGACTGGCGCCGCCGCATTGCCCAGACGCGCCTCAGCGTCGAGGCGCTGGAGATGATCGAACTGAAGATCATTTCGGAAATTGCCAAGGGCAAGAAGCCCGGACCGCAGACGTCGCTGACCAAGATGCTCGCCTCGAACCTGCGGCAGGAGATCGATCTGCTGGCGGTCGACCTCTACGGCCCGGCAGGGCTGCAACTCGACATGGCGCGTCCGCTTTACGGCAACGAGGCCCCTCTTGCGCTTCATTCGAAGGAAGCCCAGCTCGCCTCGCCGCGCTATCTCAACAGCCGCGCCTGGACGATCTTCGGCGGCACCAACGAAGTTCAAAGTACCATCATCGCCAAGTCGGTGCTGGGCCTGTGA
- a CDS encoding acyl-CoA dehydrogenase family protein has protein sequence MNFELNEDEEMLKALTERFVVDHYDHDSRRAFLSEPNGFSRKNWDFLGELGLIAAPFPEELGGLGLDGTAIATVFEALGHGLVVEPLAENVVLAGRLFALTAPEDLKAEWIEDLLTGTRRLALAHAEAGTRDGLIWVETKANADGGSYRITGSKPYCIAGGGADGYIVSARVSGAPGDRDGAELFFVPADAEGLKTRDWPLADGSVATDITLDDVVATRLEGGLGALAEAEQVATLARSAEALGIMARIFEETIEYLRTRDQFGVPLGSFQAIQHRMVAQYAAIERSRALLNLALVSWGTDDFARNVQGARAFIADASVTLGHEMIQFHGGMGVTDELAVGGGHKRLLVLSRWPEPAQSALDRFAGLLH, from the coding sequence GTGAATTTCGAACTGAACGAAGACGAAGAAATGCTGAAGGCACTGACTGAGCGTTTCGTCGTCGACCATTATGACCATGACAGCCGCCGCGCCTTTCTGAGTGAACCCAATGGTTTTTCCCGGAAGAACTGGGACTTTCTGGGCGAACTCGGCCTGATCGCCGCACCCTTTCCCGAAGAACTGGGCGGCCTCGGCCTCGACGGCACCGCCATTGCCACGGTCTTCGAAGCGCTTGGCCACGGCCTCGTTGTCGAGCCCCTGGCGGAGAACGTGGTACTGGCCGGACGCCTCTTTGCACTCACCGCGCCGGAGGATCTCAAGGCCGAATGGATCGAGGACCTGCTGACCGGTACGCGCCGCCTTGCCCTCGCCCATGCCGAGGCAGGCACGCGCGATGGCCTGATCTGGGTTGAAACCAAGGCCAATGCCGATGGCGGCAGCTATCGCATCACCGGATCGAAGCCCTATTGCATCGCAGGCGGCGGGGCTGACGGCTACATAGTTTCGGCGCGCGTTTCCGGCGCGCCCGGCGACAGGGACGGGGCCGAACTTTTCTTCGTCCCGGCTGACGCCGAAGGTCTCAAGACGCGGGACTGGCCGCTTGCCGACGGCAGCGTCGCCACCGACATCACGCTCGACGATGTGGTTGCCACCAGACTCGAAGGCGGGCTCGGTGCCCTGGCAGAGGCCGAGCAGGTTGCCACGCTTGCCCGCAGCGCCGAAGCGCTGGGCATCATGGCGCGCATTTTCGAGGAAACGATCGAGTACCTGCGCACCCGCGACCAGTTCGGCGTGCCGCTCGGTTCCTTCCAGGCCATCCAGCACCGCATGGTCGCGCAATATGCCGCTATCGAACGCAGCCGGGCCCTGCTCAACCTCGCGCTCGTTTCGTGGGGAACGGACGACTTTGCCCGCAACGTCCAGGGGGCCCGCGCCTTCATCGCCGATGCCTCGGTAACGCTGGGGCACGAAATGATCCAGTTCCACGGCGGCATGGGTGTGACCGACGAACTGGCGGTGGGCGGCGGGCACAAACGCCTGCTGGTTCTTTCGCGCTGGCCCGAACCGGCCCAGTCCGCGCTCGACCGCTTCGCCGGACTGCTGCACTGA
- a CDS encoding GMC family oxidoreductase encodes MTETWDYIIVGAGSAGCVMAERLSADGRSRVLVLEAGGENDSFWVTLPKGVAKLVQKSEHMWAYPVAQPREEGGPGGEVWIRGKGLGGSSSINGMIWSRGEPADYDAWESEAGATGWNGASMTEAFLELEDHAAGPSPMRGSGGLVHVDPACYSYPLADRMIEAGEAMGLQHVDDLNAATGPRVGLFSHNIRKGKRESAARTYLAVARKRPNVTVMTDAMAERIVFDGTRAVAVEATVKGQPRRLDCSGEIVVSCGAMESPLLLQRSGIGDADRLAAAGIPVIAHSPDVGERMIEHLSISIPYRLEKGRGTNRSFFGIGAALAMLRYLVRHDGILATGPFEVGAFLNVAHPDGRTDAQFYLGGYTFRIGDDNDPVPLDKIDPKPGVTIYGQLLRLTSESSVRVTGPSPSDAPEILHNFLSTEHDRKSAIALVRAMRRFIASPPLGEMVGPELIPGPQVESDDDLLAAFRHLSTCGLHAIRSCRMGGDPQAVVDPRLRVNGVQGLRVADCSVIPWHVTGNTNAPAMALGLRGAKLMLEDRG; translated from the coding sequence ATGACCGAGACTTGGGACTACATCATCGTCGGCGCAGGATCTGCCGGCTGCGTCATGGCCGAGCGCCTGAGTGCCGACGGGCGTTCGCGCGTGCTAGTGCTGGAAGCCGGCGGCGAGAACGACAGCTTCTGGGTCACCCTGCCCAAGGGCGTCGCCAAACTGGTGCAGAAAAGCGAACACATGTGGGCCTATCCCGTCGCCCAGCCACGCGAGGAAGGCGGCCCCGGCGGCGAAGTGTGGATTCGCGGCAAGGGCCTGGGCGGTTCCTCCTCGATTAACGGAATGATCTGGAGCCGCGGCGAGCCGGCCGACTACGACGCCTGGGAAAGCGAGGCCGGGGCGACCGGGTGGAACGGTGCCTCGATGACCGAGGCTTTCCTCGAACTAGAAGACCACGCCGCGGGGCCATCGCCCATGCGCGGCTCAGGCGGCCTCGTTCACGTCGATCCCGCCTGCTACTCCTACCCACTCGCCGACCGCATGATCGAGGCGGGCGAAGCTATGGGACTGCAACATGTCGACGATCTCAATGCCGCCACCGGGCCGCGCGTAGGGTTGTTCAGCCACAACATCCGCAAGGGCAAGCGCGAATCCGCCGCGCGCACCTACCTCGCCGTCGCGAGAAAGCGCCCGAACGTCACGGTGATGACTGACGCTATGGCCGAGCGCATCGTCTTCGACGGCACCCGTGCCGTTGCCGTGGAGGCAACCGTCAAGGGCCAGCCGCGCCGGCTCGACTGTTCCGGCGAGATCGTCGTGTCCTGCGGCGCGATGGAAAGCCCGCTCCTGCTTCAGCGTTCGGGAATCGGCGATGCCGACCGACTGGCGGCAGCCGGCATCCCGGTCATCGCCCATTCGCCCGATGTCGGCGAGCGGATGATCGAGCACCTCTCGATCTCCATTCCCTATCGCCTCGAAAAGGGACGCGGCACGAACAGGAGCTTTTTCGGCATCGGCGCGGCGCTGGCGATGCTGCGCTATCTTGTCAGGCATGACGGCATCCTTGCCACCGGGCCCTTCGAAGTGGGCGCCTTTCTCAATGTTGCGCATCCCGACGGACGGACCGACGCGCAGTTCTATCTGGGCGGCTACACCTTCAGGATCGGCGATGACAACGACCCTGTCCCGCTCGACAAGATCGACCCCAAGCCGGGCGTCACGATCTACGGCCAGCTGCTGCGCCTCACCAGCGAAAGTTCAGTACGCGTCACCGGTCCCTCGCCCTCGGACGCCCCGGAAATACTGCACAATTTCCTTTCTACCGAGCATGACCGCAAGTCCGCCATTGCGCTGGTAAGAGCCATGCGCCGGTTCATCGCCTCGCCGCCGCTGGGCGAGATGGTCGGCCCCGAACTCATCCCGGGCCCACAAGTGGAAAGCGACGATGACCTGTTGGCCGCCTTCCGTCACCTGTCGACATGCGGACTGCACGCGATTCGTTCCTGCCGCATGGGCGGGGACCCGCAGGCGGTCGTCGATCCGCGCCTGCGCGTGAACGGCGTTCAGGGACTGCGCGTCGCGGATTGCTCCGTGATCCCGTGGCACGTCACCGGCAACACCAATGCTCCCGCGATGGCCCTCGGCCTGCGCGGCGCGAAGCTCATGCTGGAGGACAGGGGCTGA